In Sulfuritortus calidifontis, the sequence GCAGATACCGCAGTCGACGCAATCGCCCAGCCCCTGCGCCTTGTGGTCCAAGCCCTTCTTGCGAGAACCGCGCGGCTCGCCGCGCTTGTAGTCGTAGGTGATGATCAGGGTGTCCGGGTCGAACATCACGCTCTGGAAGCGGGCGTAAGGGCACATGTATTTGCAGACCTGCTCGCGCATGAAGCCGGCGAAACCCCAGGTGGCAAAGCCGTAGAACAGGATCCAGAAGGTCTCCCAGGGGCCGAGTTGCAGTTGCAGCACTTCCTGGCCGAGCACTTCGATGGGGGTGAAATAGCCGACGAAGGTGAAGCCGGTCCAGAGCGCGAGCAGCACCCAGGTTACATGCTTGCCGCCGCGGCGAAGAATCTTTTCCAGATTCCAGGGCGCGGTTTCCAGCTTGCGGCGGCGGATATGGTCGCCCTCGAAGGCCTGTTCGATCCACATGAACAGCTCGGTGTAGACCGTCTGCGGACAGGCGTAGCCGCACCACAGGCGGCCGGCCACCGCGGTGAACAGGAACAGGGCGAGGGCGGAGATGATCAGGAGTGCGGCCAGCCAGATGAAGTCCTGGGGCCAGAGCACGAGGTCGAACAGATAGAACTTGCGGGCGGCCAGATCGAACAGCACCGCCTGGTGATCCTGCCACTGCAGCCAGGGCAGGCCATAGAAGACGATCTGGGTGAACAGCACCAGCGCGATGCGCCAGTTGTTGAACCAGCCATGGACGGCTCGGGGGTGAATCTTCTGCCGGACTTCGAGCAGCTGTTGCTCCATCTCGCCGGTGCCGGGCGCGTTCTGGGGTTCAACCATCTTGCAGATAGCCTCTCAAACAATGGTGCCTTGCCGGCACTCGTAGGAAGCCGCGGCCGGTTGCCCGGCCACGGCTGGGGACTCACTTGCTAGCGGACAGGGACAGCACGTAACCGGCCAAGAGGTGCACCTTGGCTTCGCCCAAGTGCTCCAGCTGCGCCGGCATGCCGCCTTTGCGGCCCTTGACGATGGTCTCCATGATGCCGCTCTCGGTGCCGCTATAGAGCCAGGCCTGGTCGGTCAGGTCGGGCGCGGAGATGGCCAGGTTGCCCTTGCCGTCCTCGCCGTGGCAGCCGGCGCAGATCGCCCATTTGGCCCGGCCGGCGGCGGCCAGATTGGTGTCGTGCGGCTTGCCCGAAAGCGACAGGACGTAATTGGCCAGTTCCTTGGCGCCGGCCTCGCCGCCCACGGCATCGCCCAGCGCCGGCATTTCGCCCAGGCGGCCGTAGGCGATGCTGGCCTTGATCGCCTCGGGGTCGCCGCCGCCGAACAGCCACTCGTTGTCGGTCAGGTTGGGGAACAGGCGGCTGCTCTTGGCGCCCTTGCCGTCGGTGCCGTGGCAGGTCGAGCAATAGGCCATGAACAGGCGCTCGCCCATCTCCCGTGCCTTGGGGTCGGCCGCCACCGCCTTCAGGTCCATGCCCAGGAAGGGCTGGAACTGGGCGTTGAACTGGGCGTCGACCCGGGCCTTTTCCTGCTGATAGGCATCGGCCGAGGTCCAGCTCCAGCTGCCGGCGAACTTGCCGAGGCCGGGGTAGAGCACCAGATAGGCGATGCTGAAGACGATCAGGAAATAAAACATGTACAGCCACCAGCGCGGCAGGGGGTTGTTCAGTTCCTGCAGGTCGCCGTCCCAGGTCGGGGCCATCAGTTCGGCCTGCTCGCCGGCGGCGAGCTTGCGCGTGGTCTGGCTCTTCAGGAACCAGATGATGCCGACAATCGAAATGACGGTGATGATGGCAATGTAGTAGTGCCAGAACTCGCCGATGAAATCAGGCATGCCGTAGTTCATTGCGCTTTCTCCTCAGAATGGGCCTGGGTGCGGCGTTCCGCCTCGTCTTCCTCGAACGGAAGCCGTCCCGCCTGCTCGTATTTCTCGCGGTTGTCCTTGTGGTAGGCCCACCAGACGATGCCGACGAAGAGCAGGAAGAAGATGACGGTGACGGCGGAGCCGATCAGGCCGGAGTCCATATTCAGTTAGCCTTGGGTGCGTGGATGCCGAGCGATTGCAGGTAGGTGATCACGGCATCAATTTCGGTTTTGCCGTTCACCGCATCCGCGGCCTGGGCGATCTCGTCATCCGTGTAGGGATGACCGGCCCAGTCCTTGAGCACGCGCATCTTCTTCTGGATCTCGGCGCCATCGAGGGTGCGATCGGCCAGCCAGGGGTAGGCCGGCATGTTCGATTCCGGCACGACGTCGCGCGGGTTCATCAGGTGCACGTAATGCCATTCGTTGGAATAGCGGCCGCCCACCCGGTGCAGGTCGGGCCCTGTGCGCTTGGAACCCCAGAGGAAGGGCCGGTCGTAGACGAATTCGCCGGCGACCGAATAGTGGCCGTAGCGTTCGGTCTCGGCCCGGAAGGGACGGACCATCTGGGAGTGGCAGGTGTTGCAGCCTTCCCGGATGTAGATGTCCCGGCCGGCCAGTTCCATCGCGCTATACGGCTTCACCCCAGGCATCGGCTCGGTGGTCGATTTCTGGA encodes:
- the ccoG gene encoding cytochrome c oxidase accessory protein CcoG, which codes for MVEPQNAPGTGEMEQQLLEVRQKIHPRAVHGWFNNWRIALVLFTQIVFYGLPWLQWQDHQAVLFDLAARKFYLFDLVLWPQDFIWLAALLIISALALFLFTAVAGRLWCGYACPQTVYTELFMWIEQAFEGDHIRRRKLETAPWNLEKILRRGGKHVTWVLLALWTGFTFVGYFTPIEVLGQEVLQLQLGPWETFWILFYGFATWGFAGFMREQVCKYMCPYARFQSVMFDPDTLIITYDYKRGEPRGSRKKGLDHKAQGLGDCVDCGICVQVCPTGIDIRNGLQYMCIGCAACVDACDQVMSKVGYPKGLIRYSTENAIEGKYPDSAIWRHSLRPRTLVYGLILLGIIGTFLYTLAGRIPLRVDIMRDRQTLAREAPDGQVENLYRMQIINMDQRPHRYQITARGVEGLTVATGQQVDIPALETANINVNLRTQPMRLERPSTPIIFEVRAMDDKTIVQEAKSSFLR
- the ccoP gene encoding cytochrome-c oxidase, cbb3-type subunit III; translated protein: MNYGMPDFIGEFWHYYIAIITVISIVGIIWFLKSQTTRKLAAGEQAELMAPTWDGDLQELNNPLPRWWLYMFYFLIVFSIAYLVLYPGLGKFAGSWSWTSADAYQQEKARVDAQFNAQFQPFLGMDLKAVAADPKAREMGERLFMAYCSTCHGTDGKGAKSSRLFPNLTDNEWLFGGGDPEAIKASIAYGRLGEMPALGDAVGGEAGAKELANYVLSLSGKPHDTNLAAAGRAKWAICAGCHGEDGKGNLAISAPDLTDQAWLYSGTESGIMETIVKGRKGGMPAQLEHLGEAKVHLLAGYVLSLSASK
- a CDS encoding cbb3-type cytochrome oxidase subunit 3 codes for the protein MDSGLIGSAVTVIFFLLFVGIVWWAYHKDNREKYEQAGRLPFEEDEAERRTQAHSEEKAQ
- the ccoO gene encoding cytochrome-c oxidase, cbb3-type subunit II, which translates into the protein MAHKLIEKNIGLLIVLTILVISIGGLVQIIPLYFQKSTTEPMPGVKPYSAMELAGRDIYIREGCNTCHSQMVRPFRAETERYGHYSVAGEFVYDRPFLWGSKRTGPDLHRVGGRYSNEWHYVHLMNPRDVVPESNMPAYPWLADRTLDGAEIQKKMRVLKDWAGHPYTDDEIAQAADAVNGKTEIDAVITYLQSLGIHAPKAN